From the genome of Populus trichocarpa isolate Nisqually-1 chromosome 15, P.trichocarpa_v4.1, whole genome shotgun sequence, one region includes:
- the LOC18105792 gene encoding uncharacterized protein LOC18105792 isoform X1: MAGMLFRLLVSFLLISNLVYWSNISISTRRTGSQVHGHDQVPPILDDTHLVLQSKKKDHDEHIAHGRKIVELNDYPGSGANNRHTPRPQFGRCVDC, encoded by the exons ATGGCAGGAATGCTCTTTCGGTTACTTGTAAGCTTTTTGTTGATTTCTAACCTTGTTTATTGGAGCAATATTTCAATCTCAACAAGGA GAACTGGAAGTCAGGTGCATGGTCATGATCAAGTTCCTCCGATTCTTGACGACACCCACCTg GTACTCCAGAGCAAGAAGAAGGATCACGATGAACATATCGCACATGGAAGAAAGATTGTAGAACTCAACGATTATCCTGGATCTGGAGCCAACAATCGTCACACTCCAAGACCACAATTTGGCAGATGTGTTGATTGTTAG
- the LOC18105792 gene encoding uncharacterized protein LOC18105792 isoform X2, with the protein MAGMLFRLLVSFLLISNLVYWSNISISTRRTGSQVHGHDQVPPILDDTHLSKKKDHDEHIAHGRKIVELNDYPGSGANNRHTPRPQFGRCVDC; encoded by the exons ATGGCAGGAATGCTCTTTCGGTTACTTGTAAGCTTTTTGTTGATTTCTAACCTTGTTTATTGGAGCAATATTTCAATCTCAACAAGGA GAACTGGAAGTCAGGTGCATGGTCATGATCAAGTTCCTCCGATTCTTGACGACACCCACCTg AGCAAGAAGAAGGATCACGATGAACATATCGCACATGGAAGAAAGATTGTAGAACTCAACGATTATCCTGGATCTGGAGCCAACAATCGTCACACTCCAAGACCACAATTTGGCAGATGTGTTGATTGTTAG